A region of Haliotis asinina isolate JCU_RB_2024 chromosome 9, JCU_Hal_asi_v2, whole genome shotgun sequence DNA encodes the following proteins:
- the LOC137297148 gene encoding uncharacterized protein: MPNRRHLSIEEAAEAIGLVNAGLSYREVGRRLLVSHSVVSRLRERHQQTGTVKERARSGRPRKTTERQDHESRFCLDFHDGRRRVWRMKNERFANCNVVEHDRFGGGSIMVWGGISLDGSTDLYVIRNGSLNAVRYRDEILDPIVRPFAGGNGFPINSFRILSSASPDAVKP; this comes from the exons ATGCCCAACAGAAGACATTTATCGATTGAAGAGGCAGCCGAAGCTATTGGTCTTGTGAATGCTGGCCTTTCGTACAGAGAAGTGGGCAGAAGACTCCTCGTCAGCCATAGTGTGGTCAGCAGATTACGTGAACGGCATCAGCAGACTGGAACAGTGAAGGAAAGAGCCAGGAGTGGCCGTCCCCGCAAAACTACGGAACGCCAGGACC ATGAATCCCGTTTTTGCCTGGATTTTCATGATGGTAGGAGGCGTGTTTGGAGGATGAAAAATGAGAGATTTGCTAACTGTAATGTGGTGGAACATGACAGGTTCGGAGGTGGGTCTATCATGGTTTGGGGGGGCATCTCTCTTGACGGTTCCACAGACCTGTATGTGATTAGGAACGGCAGTTTGAATGCTGTGAGATATCGGGATGAGATCTTGGATCCAATTGTCAGACCGTTTGCAGGTGGCAACGGATTCCCCATCAACTCCTTCAGAATCTTGTCCTCAGCTTCACCAGACGCTGTCAAGCCGTGA